The Zalophus californianus isolate mZalCal1 chromosome 7, mZalCal1.pri.v2, whole genome shotgun sequence genome includes a region encoding these proteins:
- the LOC113928077 gene encoding HLA class II histocompatibility antigen, DR alpha chain, whose product MAISGVPVLGFFIMALLMGPQESWAIKEDHVIIQAEFYLTPDPSGEFMFDFDGDEIFHVDMEKKETVWRLEEFGRFASFEAQGALANIAVDKANLDIMIKRSNHTPNTNVPPEVTVLSNTPVELGEPNTLICFIDKFSPPVINVTWLRNGNPVTTGVSETVFLPREDHLFRKFHYLPFLPSADDVYDCKVEHWGLDKPLLKHWEFEAPTPLPETKENVVCALGLVVGLVGIIVGTIFIIKGMRKVNAGERRGPL is encoded by the exons atggCCATAAGTGGAGTCCCAGTGCTAGGATTTTTCATCATGGCTTTACTGATGGGTCCCCAGGAATCATGGGCTATCAAAG AGGACCATGTGATCATCCAGGCTGAGTTCTATCTGACGCCTGACCCATCAGGAGAGTTCATGTTTGACTTCGATGGTGATGAGATTTTCCACgtggatatggagaaaaaggagacaGTGTGGCGGCTGGAAGAATTTGGACGTTTTGCCAGCTTTGAGGCCCAGGGTGCCTTGGCCAACATAGCTGTGGACAAAGCTAACCTGGACATCATGATAAAGCGCTCCAACCACACCCCGAACACCAATG TACCTCCAGAGGTGACTGTGCTCTCAAACACCCCCGTGGAACTGGGAGAGCCCAACACCCTCATCTGTTTCATCGACAAGTTCTCCCCACCAGTGATCAATGTCACGTGGCTTCGAAATGGAAACCCTGTCACCACAGGAGTGTCTGAGACAGTCTTCCTGCCCAGGGAAGACCACCTTTTCCGCAAGTTCCACTatctccccttcctgccctcagCCGACGATGTCTATGACTGCAAGGTGGAGCACTGGGGTTTGGACAAGCCTCTTCTCAAACACTGGG AGTTTGAAGCACCAACCCCCCTCCCAGAGACAAAAGAGAATGTGGTGTGTGCCCTGGGCCTGGTTGTGGGTCTGGTTGGCATCATTGTCGGTACCATCTTCATCATCAAGGGCATGCGCAAGGTCAATGCTGGTGAACGCCGAGGACCTCTGTGA
- the LOC113927080 gene encoding intraflagellar transport protein 20 homolog, with protein sequence MAKDILGEAGLHFDELNKLRVLDPEVPQQTTELKEECKDFVDKIGQFQKIVGGLIELVDQLAKEAENEKMKAIGARNLLKSIAKQREAQQQQLQALIAEKKMQLERYRVEYEALCKVEAEQNEFIDQFIFQK encoded by the coding sequence ATGGCCAAGGACATCCTGGGTGAAGCAGGGCTGCATTTTGATGAGCTGAACAAGCTGCGCGTGTTGGACCCTGAGGTTCCCCAGCAGACCACAGAGCTCAAGGAAGAGTGCAAGGATTTTGTGGACAAAATTGGCCAGTTTCAGAAAATAGTTGGTGGTTTAATTGAGCTTGTTGACCAACTTgcaaaagaagcagaaaatgagaagatgaagGCCATTGGTGCTCGGAACTTGCTCAAATCTATAGCAAAACAGAGAGAAGCCCAACAGCAGCAACTCCAAGCACTAATAGCAGAAAAGAAGATGCAGCTTGAAAGGTATCGGGTTGAATATGAAGCTTTGTGTAAAGTAGAAGCAGaacaaaatgaatttattgaccaatttatttttcagaaatga